In Oenanthe melanoleuca isolate GR-GAL-2019-014 chromosome 8, OMel1.0, whole genome shotgun sequence, a single genomic region encodes these proteins:
- the INSL5 gene encoding insulin-like peptide INSL5, producing MRGTVLALGCLALLLLAQHGQGEGSKVRLCGRDFIRAVVFTCGGSRWKRELSEQQELRESENLQHFPHEDEGDSDFSSQPELGIHSKEPQEVKPEQDLQNSSKASVLNKREAADLLATSCCNVGCSRREISSLC from the exons ATGAGGGGCACggtgctggcactgggctgcctggctctgctgctgctggcacagcacgGGCAGGGCGAAGGCAGCAAGGTGAGGCTCTGCGGGAGAGATTTCATCAGAGCCGTGGTGTTCACCTGCGGCGGCTCCCGCTGGAAAAGGGAGCTCAgcgagcagcaggagctgcggG AGAGTGAGAACCTCCAGCATTTCCCACACGAGGACGAGGGTGACTCTGACTTCTCatcacagccagagctggggatcCACAGCAAAGAACCCCAGGAGGTCAAACCTGAGCAAGACttgcaaaacagcagcaaagcttCTGTGCTGAACAAACGTGAGGCAGCTGATCTGCTGGCCACATCCTGCTGCAAcgtgggctgcagcaggagagagatcagctccctgtgctga